The Theileria orientalis strain Shintoku DNA, chromosome 3, complete genome genome window below encodes:
- a CDS encoding 60S ribosomal protein L34: protein MVQRVQYRRKNTYKTRSNVVRRVKTPGARLVLHNVKKVGKRPRCGDCKRILAGVAAVRPHFFKTLKRRERTVSRAYGGSRCHTCVKDRIIRAFLKEEQKCVKKVVKEREHKTKAADKTQVKKAVKTETKKAKTKSDKKKTASKA from the exons atggttcAAAGAGTCCAATATCGCcgtaaaaatacatacaaaACCCGTTCTAACGTAGTTAGGAGAGTTAAAACTCCAGGCGCTAGACTAGTTCTCCACAACGTAAAAAAGGTTGGAAAGAGACCGAGATGCGGAGACTGTAAGCGCATATTGGCAGGTGTAGCAGCCGTCAGACCACATTTCTTCAAGACGCTGAAGAGGAGAGAGCGCACAGTATCTCGAGCTTATGGTGGATCACGCTGCCATACATGTGTCAAGGACAG AATCATTCGCGCTTTTTTGAAGGAGGAACAGAAATGTGTTAAGAAGGTCGTTAAGGAGAGAGAACACAAAACAAAGGCTGCAGATAAGACTCAAGTCAAGAAGGCAGTGAAAACAGAAACTAAAAAGGCAAAAACAAAGTCAGATAAGAAGAAAACAGCTTCAAAGGCATAA
- a CDS encoding cell division cycle CDC48 homologue/transitional endoplasmic reticulum ATPase — MFLKLVFKIFLFIFIAINSSPFTLCLNTNWNRHTRFPNSIFNRKLSNNALARNRDSFALIPFESSYFGFFKKRKPSGFNIFKWASDNNGEEKKIASDVVTNAENVQTSCTPSGDPKCNDNTSVYQKILEGSSSNLFLLSDTFGGNNDVNVKIGKEQANRLSLMTGDFVRVRGRRRKETICGVDVKEEIKRNEVVLHEDVRRNLRLRLGDVVSINKIKNIPDVKIVYVLPFKDTIDPLVKQLSNQNEEYDEKKVRAVLKNFKVLKIKTLSKQFENLLVDTDVGFIVGDSIIDHNGPFLSREHDDKSYGEIGYDDIGGMTKQLGKIRELIELPLLHPELFTTVGISPPKGVILHGPPGCGKTLVARAIANETGAKCYVINGPEIMSKMVGESEENLRNTFENASKNGPAIIFIDEIDSIAGKRSKVQGELERRLVSQLLTLMDGINTVKANKGLVVIAATNRINSIDNALRRFGRFDREIEMASCDEKERYEILKVKTKNMRLDSDVDLHKIAKECHGYVGADIAQLCFEAAMSAIKDSLNSSVYLQYYCPDEIPQEVLNSLVVKSKHFEEALSLCNPSSLREKIVEIPETTWNDVGGLEGVKKELIETIQYPLLYPEKFTKYGQSSNKGVLFYGPPGCGKTLLAKAIAHECNANFISIKGPELLTMWFGESEANVRELFDKARASAPCILFFDEIDSIAKARSRNGVSGQEAADRVINQILTEIDGINVKKPIFIIAATNRHVSILRPGRLGKLIYIPLPDAKSRENIFKAALRNSPVSPDVDIAEMADALEGYSGADIAEVCHRAALEAIRESIEEEIKRRRPLEKGEKDPVPYITKRHFQIALKNSRKSVEKNDIELYESFKNKHAV; from the exons ATGTTCCTAAAATtggtttttaaaattttcttatttatttttattgccATAAACTCGAGCCCATTCACTTTATGCTTGAATACAAATTGGAATAGACACACACGTTTTCCAAACTCCATATTTAATCGAAAACTTTCAAACAATGCGTTAGCAAGAAACAGGGATAGTTTTGCCCTCATTCCTTTCGAATCGAGCTATTTTGGATTCTTCAAGAAACGGAAGCCGAGCGGattcaatatatttaaatgggCATCAGACAACAACGGTgaagaaaagaaaattGCATCGGATGTGGTTACTAACGCAGAAAATGTTCAAACCAGTTGCACACCTAGCGGAGATCCCAAGTGTAACGATAACACATCAGTGTATCAGAAGATTTTAGAGGGGTCCTCGTCTAACCTATTTCTGTTGAGCGATACATTTGGAGGAAATAATGatgtaaatgtaaaaataggGAAGGAGCAAGCCAACAGGCTGAGTTTGATGACAGGTGATTTTGTAAGAGTgcgaggaagaagaagaaaggagACGATATGTGGAGTGGATGTTAAAGAGGAAATTAAGAGAAACGAGGTAGTGTTGCACGAAGACGTAAGAAGGAATCTGAGGCTGAGGTTGGGAGACGTGGtatcaataaataagattaaaaacataccGGACGTAAAAATAGTGTATGTGTTGCCATTTAAGGACACCATTGACCCGCTGGTTAAGCAGTTATCAAACCAGAATGAAGAATACGATGAAAAGAAGGTGAGAGCAGTGCTGAAGAAT TTTAAGGTCCTGAAGATAAAAACGCTGTCAAAGCAGTTTGAGAACCTGCTGGTGGACACTGACGTAGGCTTCATAGTGGGAGACAGCATCATAGACCACAACGGACCCTTTTTATCGAGGGAACACGATGATAAGAGCTACGGAGAGATAGGATACGATGATATAGGCGGGATGACAAAGCAGCTGGGAAAGATAAGAGAGTTGATTGAGCTGCCGCTTCTGCACCCAGAGCTGTTTACGACAGTAGGAATCAGTCCACCTAAGGGGGTGATACTACACGGACCACCAG GATGCGGTAAAACACTGGTTGCAAGAGCAATAGCAAATGAAACTGGAGCAAAGTGTTACGTTATCAATGGACCTGAAATCATGTCGAAAATGGTGGGAGAATCGGAGGAAAACCTGAGAAACACGTTCGAAAACGCAAGTAAAAATGGACCCGCAATCATATTCATCGATGAAATCGACTCAATAGCAGGGAAGAGAAGTAAGGTGCAGGGGGAGCTGGAGAGGAGGCTAGTGTCGCAACTGCTGACACTGATGGATGGAATAAACACAGTGAAGGCGAATAAAG GACTGGTGGTAATCGCAGCAACAAATAGAATTAATAGCATCGACAACGCACTGAGGAGGTTCGGAAGGTTCGACAGGGAGATCGAAATGGCGAGCTGCGACGAGAAGGAGCGCTACGAAATCCTGAAGGTGAAGACGAAAAACATGAGGCTCGACTCGGACGTGGATCTGCACAAGATAGCGAAGGAGTGCCACGGATACGTGGGAGCGGACATCGCGCAGCTGTGCTTCGAGGCGGCGATGAGCGCAATCAAGGACAGCCTCAACTCGTCAGTGTACCTGCAGTACTACTGCCCGGACGAGATTCCGCAGGAGGTGCTGAACAGCCTGGTGGTGAAGAGCAAGCACTTCGAGGAGGCGCTCTCGCTCTGCAACCCGAGCAGCCTGAGGGAGAAGATCGTCGAGATCCCGGAAACGACGTGGAACGACGTGGGAGGCTTGGAGGgcgtgaagaaggagttgaTAGAGACCATACAGTATCCACTGCTGTACCCGGAGAAGTTCACAAAGTACGGGCAGTCGTCGAACAAGGGAGTGTTATTCTACGGGCCACCGG GGTGTGGTAAGACCCTTTTGGCCAAAGCTATCGCACACGAATGTAACGCAAATTTCATATCAATTAAAG GACCTGAACTGCTCACGATGTGGTTCGGAGAAAGTGAAGCGAACGTAAGAGAGCTGTTTGACAAGGCAAGAGCCTCAGCACCATGCATACTCTTCTTCGACGAAATAGACTCCATCGCCAAAGCCAGAAGTAGGAACGGAGTATCGGGGCAAGAAGCAGCTGACAGAGTGATTAACCAGATTCTCACTGAGATCGATGGAATCAACGTGAAGAAgccaatatttataatagcTGCAACTAACAGGCACGTTT CCATACTGAGGCCCGGGCGTTTGGGGAAGCTGATATACATTCCTCTGCCGGACGCAAAAAGCAGAGAGAACATTTTCAAGGCTGCGCTGAGGAATTCGCCAGTCTCTCCAGACGTGGACATAGCCGAGATGGCAGACGCGCTGGAAGGCTACTCAGGCGCCGACATTGCCGAGGTCTGCCACAGAGCCGCCCTTGAGGCGATCAGGGAGAGCATCGAGGAGGAGATAAAGAGGAGGCGCCCCCTCGAAAAGGGCGAAAAGGACCCGGTGCCGTACATAACCAAAAGGCACTTTCAAATCGCACTCAAAAACTCAAG GAAATCCGTTGAAAAGAACGACATTGAATTGTACGAATCCTTCAAGAACAAACACgcagtttaa
- a CDS encoding uncharacterized protein (Ssl1-like domain containing protein) produces MGVDASVYEIFNLFPSPFIDTCAFCSNIFEFLNNKANKYLLEELLNEFEQSLDIKNENDDEAYQQYAWEQDFDKSWEQLVDKDGELQFIKPQSRIYSEPEGENEHPSESLDVISKRGIIRNVVILFDMSETMLEKDFKPDRLYCSFGALKEFVKDLFSKGPITQLGMVVMRNKVANLICQLGTNPEEQLELLGNSLKEGADGPSSLQNGLEMCLNMLYELPSYSTREVLVIFGSNRTLDAGNILVTLEKLKQNNLTINSISLSPENRRQLFGGKGCKSPETPTQQLHITSTMVSTMSDQIYMLPVSIVWNKLISLRKKWMEPVLLKVAFPPLKKTATVSLCVCHSSLVNKAYICPQCHSKSCYIPTKCKVRTFILIGAIDHNNRHAVESTWYHHQIFQGLFITSYLPKNSSKYENTQVTCSSCNLRNNVGFRCPSCDSWFCEYCNVYIQEELHQCPMCLFLKVNIKQP; encoded by the exons ATGGGGGTTGATGCAAGTGTGTATGAGATATTCAATCTATTCCCTTCCCCTTTTATTGATACTTGTGCCTTTTGTTCCAATATTTTTGAATTTCTTAAT AATAAGGCAAATAAGTATTTACTAGAGGAACTTCTGAATGAGTTTGAGCAGTCGTtagatataaaaaatgagaaCGACGATGAAGCATATCAGCAATATGCCTGGGAACAAG ACTTCGATAAATCATGGGAGCAGTTGGTCGACAAGGACGGAGAGTTGCAGTTCATAAAGCCACAGAGTAGAATATACAGTGAGCCCGAAGGAGAGAATGAACATCCGTCTGAGTCCCTTGACGTGATCTCAAAGCGCGGCATCATAAG GAATGTGGTCATATTGTTTGATATGAGTGAAACGATGCTAGAAAAGGACTTTAAGCCAGATAGACTTTACTGCTCATTCGGAGCACTCAAG GAGTTCGTCAAGGATTTGTTCAGCAAGGGGCCCATCACACAGCTGGGAATGGTAGTCATGAGGAATAAAGTGGCAAACTTGATATGTCAACTGGGAACGAATCCAGAAGAGCAGCTGGAGTTATTGGGAAACTCACTAAAAGAAGGAGCCGATGGCCCGTCGTCACTTCAAAACGGCCTAGAA ATGTGCCTGAACATGCTGTATGAACTGCCGAGTTACAGCACCAGAGAGGTGCTGGTCATTTTCGGATCAAACAGGACGCTCGACGCAGGAAACATCCTCGTAACACTCGAGAAGCTGAAACAAAACAATCTGACAATCAATTCAATATCGCTATCGCCAGA AAACCGGAGGCAACTATTCGGTGGCAAGGGATGCAAATCACCTGAAACACCTACTCAACAATTACACATCACCTCCACCATGGTAAGCACAA TGAGCgatcaaatatatatgttacCTGTAAGCATTGTCTGGAATAAACTTATTTCGCTtaggaaaaaatggatgGAGCCAGTGCTCCTAAAAGTGGCTTTTCCACCCCTGAAGAAAACAGCAACAGTGTCACTGTGTGTATGCCACTCATCGCTAGTAAACAAGGCGTACATATGTCCACAGTGCCACAGTAAATCGTGTTACATACCAACTAAGTGTAAGGTAAGGACGTTTATATTGATTGGTGCGATTGACCATAACAATCGCCA TGCTGTGGAATCTACTTGGTATCACCACCAGATATTTCAAGGGCTTTTCATCACCTCATACCTCCCAAAAAATTCATCAAAGTAC GAAAACACACAAGTTACTTGCTCCAGCTGCAACCTACGGAACAACGTCGGCTTCAGATGCCCTAGTTGTGACAGTTGGTTCTGCGAGTACTGCAACGTCTATATTCAAGAGGAGCTACACCAATGCCCTATGTGCTTGTTTCTGAAGGTGAACATTAAGCAGCCATAA
- a CDS encoding DNA mismatch repair protein gives MALHSIEDSQSSITRSLQVINSINCVIRELVENSIDALSTQIEIKVYNGGADLIQVSDNGSGILESDFELLASKHTTSKIKRFEDLFSSLTTFGFRGEALYSLCNLSSLEVETRVESSDLGWHLKYDSYGNLVSKNPVATNVGTCVRVRGLFKDYAVRQRLLVKNSKNQISKAVSQIQQYSLINPNIGFKFTSVSNNTISTLFSTSGSNENIRSVVEQIFGQDFASKLIDFYMADNRWRIEGLISSPYVERGSRDLEYFYINKRPIAKTTKFKNSIAAVFSHFSSRPRPSFILNLTIDYDKVDINLSPDKRSAFLLSEDYIIRAFKNKLYEILKPKNFSSSQVHSQILTQYLSQSDAVAAERAGEVSPLTVPEVKSESDEDESQNKRELEEDKSQNEPKRAALVDDIVATDDAVKNEIQSDTSEDTGSSPENTLAEFLDNAEDDDDEDVDSELLEIKEELLYGDDKPFIPYENSQQLMEPLDINKDGLDDHNFLDPQVFRNMKLVGQFNNSFIITKLNFPGVNSEFNYSIYIIDQHAADEKAKFENLNKSVKINKQRLINPKLIELSPFLTQVAEQHLDLLILNGFDTTISKETELVMYNDPEIKMSVGSQDHMAKGIYVHTYPQVLGRVLEEDDLIDFINQLSSTEEVEKANSNEYIWGTGSIPRPQKVWNILASRACKSSIRLGDPLSNVQMKTVIRNLSLLIHPWNCPHGRPSIKCLISHNQLDSLLNRNK, from the exons ATGGCTCTTCATTCCATAGAAGACAGTCAGTCTTCAATAACCAGGTCATTGCAGGTCATTAACTCGATAAATTGTGTGATCAGAGAACTCGTTGAGAACTCTATAGACGCTTTATCCACTCAAATTG aaataaaagtcTACAACGGTGGAGCCGATCTGATACAAGTTTCTGATAACGGATCTGGGATTTTGGAGTCTGACTTTGAACTCCTCG ccTCGAAGCACACGACCTCTAAAATTAAGAGGTTCGAGGACCTCTTTTCCTCACTTACGACATTCGGCTTCAGA GGGGAAGCCCTGTACTCACTATGTAATTTGAGTTCCCTGGAAGTTGAGACCAGAGTTGAGTCAAGTGACCTCGGATGGCACCTTAAATATGATTCATATGGCAATTTAGTATCAAAGAATCCAGTGGCAACGAAT gttGGAACGTGTGTAAGGGTTAGAGGTCTCTTTAAAGACTATGCAGTTAGGCAAAGACTTCTGGTGAAGAACTCTAAGAACCAGATTTCAAAAGCAGTATCGCAAATTCAGCAGTACTCACTGATTAACCCGAATATTGGATTTAAGTTCACCTCAGTGTCGAATAACACCATTTCGACTCTGTTCTCGACCTCAGGATCTAACGAAAACATAAGGTCGGTGGTTGAACAGATCTTTGGGCAAGATTTTGCGTCAAAGCTGATAGACTTTTACATGGCAGACAACAGGTGGAG GATCGAAGGACTCATATCTAGCCCGTATGTTGAGAGAGGCTCAAGGGACCTTgagtatttttatattaacaagAGACCGATAGCGAAGACGACGAAGTTTAAGAACTCAATAGCAGCAGTATTCAGCCACTTCTCAAGTAGGCCGAGGCCATCGTTTATACTGAATTTAACAATAGATTACGATAAGGTGGACATAAACCTGTCCCCGGATAAACGCTCAGCGTTTCTGTTGTCAGAAGATTACATAATCAGAGCATTCAAA AATAAATTGTACGAAATACTGAAGCCGAAAAATTTTAGCTCATCGCAAGTACACTCTCAAATTTTGACACAGTACTTATCGCAATCAGATGCGGTTGCAGCTGAAAGGGCTGGAGAAGTATCTCCATTAACAGTTCCTGAGGTAAAGAGTGAATCGGATGAAGATGAAAGTCAAAATAAGAGAGAATTGGAAGAAGATAAGTCTCAGAATGAACCCAAAAGAGCAGCATTGGTAGATGACATTGTGGCTACAGATGATGCAGTGAAGAATGAAATACAGTCAGATACCTCTGAAGACACAGGTAGTTCACCCGAGAACACATTGGCGGAGTTCCTCGATAACGCCgaagatgatgatgatgagGATGTAGACAGTGAGCTGCTTGAAATAAAGGAGGAATTGCTGTACGGAGATGATAAGCCGTTCATACCATACGAGAACTCACAGCAACTGATGGAGCCACTGGATATCAACAAGGATGGGCTGGACGACCACAACTTCCTGGACCCGCAGGTATTCAGGAACATGAAGCTGGTGGGACAATTCAACAACAGCTTCATAATCACTAAGTTAAACTTCCCAGGAGTTAACTCGGAGTTTAACTACTCTATATATATCATAGACCAGCACGCAGCGGACGAAAAGGCAAA GTTTGAAAACTTAAACAAGTCAGTGAAGATAAATAAGCAAAGATTAATAAACCCGAAGTTGATAGAACTATCGCCGTTTCTAACACAG GTGGCGGAACAGCACTTGGATTTGCTGATTCTGAACGGATTTGACACAACAATCAGCAAGGAAACTGAGCTGGTGATGTACAATGACcctgaaattaaaatgtcaGTCGGATCCCAAGACCACATGGCAAAGGGAATATACGTGCACACGTATCCGCAGGTACTAGGGAGAGTACTGGAGGAAGATGACCTGATCGACTTCATAAACCAACTGTCGAGCACAGAGGAAGTCGAGAAGGCGAACTCGAACGAGTATATTTGGGGAACGGGCTCGATTCCCAGACCACAGAAGGTGTGGAATATATTGGCATCGAG GGCGTGTAAGTCGTCAATAAGACTGGGGGATCCACTGTCAAATGTGCAAATGAAAACCGTCATTAGGAACCTGTCGCTGCTAATACACCCGTGGAACTGCCCACACGGAAGGCCTTCCATAAAATGCCTGATCTCACATAATCAGTTGGACAGCCTACTCAACAGAAACAAGTAg
- a CDS encoding aspartyl-tRNA synthetase: MNLREATLMLIYLHIAKQVSTVRLTNCIYNIKLGKNLFINRPEFIRNISKLSQTYLNMADTVANTAKPAESKPKLTAREEQNLKNQQLLNTSVTDFSTDKFGYVPFRFNKAPSREFLEIKDLDDHVSEYVWLRGRVHELRGKGALCFLVLRQQRELLQCVIDSKSEENTKDMVKWASSLSFESVVDVYGKVVVPNSPILSTTSANELHVSKVFCLSKSSPNLPFLLRDANNTDNEEMMENPSVIRVNQDTRLDNRALDLRCFLNGVIFKIQSQVCQLYREFLLSKDFIEIHTPKLLGGSSEGGSSVFKFKYFDQDACLAQSPQLYKQMAICGDLKRVFEIGPVFRAENSNTHRHLCEYVGLDLEMEFKNDYMEVVDLIDEMLKHVFEGLSKKSGSELDYFYKCNPSITRFKFIEKTPKLSFQEAADMLRSSEVAEEIPEDLNDYDFSTEHEKLLGKLVRERYGTDYYIVYDYPLNARPFYTMPKYEDDAGAGSSSNEDGSAAVLNGTEEGAKPLKLSRSYDFFMRGEEILSGAQRIHDSAELERRARECGLDVNTIRDYVDVFKYGAFPHAGSGIGLERVVMLFLGLGNVRRTSMFPRDPKRLTP, translated from the exons ATGAACTTAAGAGAAGCCACTCTTATGTTAATATACCTACATATAGCCAAACAAGTGTCAACCGTACGACTAACAAactgtatatataatataaaattaggAAAGAATTTGTTCATAAATAGACCTGAATTTATCAGGAACATAAGTAAATTGTCACAAACGTATTTAAACATGGCCGATACAGTAGCAAATACAGCAAAACCTGCAGAATCAAAGCCAAAATTAACAGCACGAG AGGAACAGAATCTTAAGAatcagcagctgctgaacacATCGGTGACGGACTTCTCCACAGATAAATTTGGATACGTCCCATTCCGGTTCAACAAAGCACCGAGTAGGGAGTTCCTCGAGATAAAAGATCTGGATGACCACGTTAGTGAGTACGTGTGGCTCAGAGGAAGAGTACACGAACTAAGAGGGAAAG GTGCACTGTGCTTTTTAGTATTGAGGCAGCAGAGGGAACTTTTGCAGTGCGTAATAGATAGTAAGTCGGAAGAGAACACGAAGGACATGGTTAAATGGGCATCATC GCTATCATTTGAGTCGGTAGTTGATGTGTACGGAAAGGTGGTCGTGCCAAACTCGCCGATACTGTCAACCACTTCAGCAA ATGAACTGCACGTAAGCAAGGTCTTCTGCCTGTCGAAATCATCACCGAACCTGCCGTTTCTACTGAGAGACGCAAACAACACGGACAACGAAGAGATGATGGAGAATCCAAGT GTGATAAGAGTAAATCAGGATACGAGGCTGGACAACAGAGCTCTAGACTTAAGG tgTTTCCTGAACGGAGTGATCTTCAAAATACAGTCGCAAGTGTGCCAGCTGTACAGAGAGTTTCTGCTCTCTAAGGACTTCATAGAAATACACACGccgaagctgctgggagGCTCGAGCGAAGGAGGCTCCTCAGTCTTCAAGTTTAAGTACTTCGACCAGGACGCGTGCCTGGCGCAGTCGCCACAGTTGTATAAGCAAATGGCGATCTGCGGAGACCTGAAGAGAGTGTTTGAAATAG GTCCAGTCTTCAGAGCAGAAAACAGTAACACGCACAGGCACCTGTGCGAGTACGTGGGCCTCGACCTGGAAATGGAGTTCAAAAACGACTACATGGAAGTGGTTGACCTCATCGACGAAATGCTGAAGCACGTCTTCGAAGGACTGTCAAAGAAGAGCGGCTCGGAGCTGGACTACTTCTACAAGTGCAACCCGTCAATCACACGCTTCAAATTCATAGAAAAGACGCCGAAGCTGTCATTTCAGGAG GCTGCCGACATGCTGAGGAGCTCAGAAGTGGCCGAGGAGATACCAGAGGACCTGAACGACTACGACTTCAGCACTGAGCACGAGAAGTTGCTGGGGAAGCTGGTGAGGGAAAGGTACGGCACGGACTACTACATAGTCTACGACTACCCGCTGAACGCAAGACCCTTCTACACAATGCCCAAGTACGAAGACGATGCAGGCGctggcagcagcagcaacGAGGATGGCAGCGCTGCAGTGCTCAATGGAACTGAGGAGGGCGCAAAGCCCCTGAAGCTGAGCAGAAGCTACGACTTCTTCATGAGGGGAGAGGAGATACTGTCAGGAGCCCAGAGGATCCACGACTCTGCGGAGCTCGAGAGGAGGGCGCGGGAGTGCGGCCTGGACGTGAACACGATAAGGGACTACGTGGACGTGTTTAAGTACGGGGCCTTTCCACACGCAGGCTCAGGAATTGGCCTCGAGAGAGTGGTAATGCTCTTTTTGG GACTCGGAAACGTTCGTAGAACTTCAATGTTCCCTAGGGACCCTAAAAGACTGACTCCCTAA